Proteins from a single region of Zonotrichia leucophrys gambelii isolate GWCS_2022_RI chromosome 17, RI_Zleu_2.0, whole genome shotgun sequence:
- the PTGS1 gene encoding prostaglandin G/H synthase 1 yields MGGGCRARAPPAAGLRLLLAHAVLLCAAGSAAGTGSVNPCCYFPCQNQGVCVRVGLGGYECDCTRTGYYGPNCTSPEFWTRLHNLLKPSPAFYHFILTHFKWFWDIINSTFIRDTLMRLVLTVRANLIPSPPTFNSDYGYISWEAYANVSYYTRVLPPVPDDCPTPMGTKGKLQLPDPQLLAERFLLRQKFEADPRGTNMMFAFFAQHFTHQFFKTSGKMGRGFTKALGHGVDLGHLYGDNLQRQHQLRLFRDGKLKFQVVDGEVYPPAVSEAPVHMVYPSGVPQERQLAVGQEVFGLLPGLCVYATLWLREHNRVCDLLKREHPTWSDEQLFQTARLILIGETIKIVVEDYVQHLSGYYLSLKFDPELLFGSQFQYRNRIAVEFNQLYHWHGLMPDSFIIQGQEYSYKQFLYNTSMLMDYGVEALVESFSKQVAGRIGGGQTINANVLHVAVGVIRESRQLRLQPFNEYRKRFGMKPYKSFQELTGEEEKAAELEELYGDIDALEFYPGLLLEKPQPNGIFGESMVEIGAPFSLKGLFGNPICSPEYWKPSTFGGATGFEIVKTASLEKLVCLNVKKCPYVAFHVPDAAEHGSPRAAGPSTEL; encoded by the exons ATGGGCGGTGGGTgccgggcccgggccccgccggccGCGGGGCTTCGGCTGCTGCTCGCCCACGCCGTGCTGCTCTGCGCCGCCGGGAGCGCCGCCGGCACCGGCTCCG tGAATCCCTGTTGCTATTTCCCCTGCCAGAACCAAGGGGTGTGTGTGAGGGTCGGCCTGGGAGGATACGAGTGCGACTGCACCCGCACCGGGTACTACGGGCCCAACTGCACCTCCC CTGAGTTCTGGACACGTCTCCACAACCTGCTGAAGCCCAGTCCTGCCTTCTACCACTTCATCCTGACCCACTTCAAGTGGTTTTGGGACATTATCAACAGCACCTTCATCAGGGACACGCTCATGAGGCTCGTGCTGACAG TTCGTGCCAATCTCATCCCCAGCCCCCCCACTTTCAACTCTGACTATGGCTACATCAGCTGGGAGGCCTATGCCAACGTCAGCTACTACACCCGCGTGCTGCCGCCCGTGCCGGACGACTGCCCCACGCCCATGGGCACCAAAG ggaagctgcagctccctgacccccagctcctggcagagaGGTTCCTGCTGCGGCAGAAGTTTGAGGCTGATCCCCGAGGCACCAACATGATGTTTGCCTTCTTCGCCCAGCATTTCACCCACCAGTTCTTCAAGACATCTGGGAAGATGGGACGTGGCTTCACCAAGGCTCTGGGACACGGG GTGGACCTGGGGCATTTGTACGGGGACAACCTGCAGCGGCAGCACCAGCTGCGACTCTTCCGAGATGGGAAGCTGAAATTCCAG GTGGTGGATGGCGAGGTGTACCCGCCCGCGGTCAGCGAGGCCCCGGTGCACATGGTGTACCCGTCGGGCGTGCCCCAGGAGCGGCAGCTGGCCGTGGGGCAGGAGGTGTTCGGGCTGCTGCCGGGGCTCTGCGTCTACGCCACGCTCTGGCTGCGAGAGCACAACCGCGTCTGCGACCTGCTCAAGCGGGAACACCCCACCTGGAGCGACGAGCAGCTCTTCCAGACAGCACGGCTCATCCTCATCG GGGAGACCATTAAGATCGTTGTTGAGGACTACGTGCAGCACCTCAGTGGGTACTACCTGAGCCTCAAGTTCGACCCCGAGCTGTTGTTTGGGTCCCAGTTCCAGTACCGGAACCGCATCGCCGTGGAGTTCAACCAGCTCTACCACTGGCACGGGCTGATGCCCGACTCCTTCATCATCCAGGGACAAGAGTACAGCTACAAGCAGTTCCTCTACAACACCTCCATGCTCATGGACTATGGCGTGGAGGCGCTGGTGGAGTCCTTTTCCAAGCAGGTAGCAGGAAGG ATCGGGGGGGGACAGACCATCAATGCCAACGTCCTGCACGTGGCCGTCGGGGTCATCAGGGAGTCCcggcagctgaggctgcagccctTCAACGAGTACCGGAAAAGGTTTGGCATGAAGCCCTACAAGTCCTTCCAGGAGCTGACAG gagaggaagagaaggcagcagagctggaagagcTGTATGGAGACATTGATGCTCTGGAGTTTTACCCAGGCTTGCTGCTGGAGAAACCCCAACCCAACGGCATTTTTGGGGAAAGCATGGTGGAGATCGGAGCTCCATTTTCCCTGAAGGGGCTTTTTGGAAACCCCATCTGCTCCCCAGAGTACTGGAAACCCAGTACATTTGGTGGAGCAACCGGCTTTGAGATCGTGAAGACGGCGTCCCTGGAGAAGCTCGTGTGCCTCAACGTGAAGAAGTGCCCGTACGTGGCGTTCCACGTGCCTGACGCTGCAGAGCACGGCAGCCCCCGGGCTGCTGGACCCTCTACAGAGCTctag
- the MRRF gene encoding ribosome-recycling factor, mitochondrial isoform X1, giving the protein MTLSGAAGPRYGGHTALPAMALALRCLRPLPPLLLRCAPPVPRGLPRSPGGCPAPLPLLLPGGCSRCAQHLLLSRQLATKKAKGKGQSQAKVNISAALVEDIINLEETSEDMQAVIEALKEDFSRNLSVRTSPGALDHITVVTKDGKFPLNQLGQISQKSPQLLTVNMTSFPESTAAAAKAIRESGMNLNPEVDGTVIRVPVPKVTREHRESLAKLAKQATNKSKEALRKVRGKSITQVKKSKNKVSEDTIWLLEKQIQQMADEAAAEMDKLLAAKTKELLG; this is encoded by the exons ATGACGCTATCGGGCGCCGCAGGGCCGCGCTACG GTGGGCACACAGCGCTCCCAGCCATGGCTCTGGCTCTGCGCTGCCTccgcccgctcccgccgctgctGCTCCGCTGCGCCCCGCCCGTGCCCCGGGGGCTGCCCCGCTCTCCCGggggctgcccggccccgctcccgctcctGCTCCCGGGGGGCTGCAGCCGCTGTGCCCAGCACTTGCtgctcagcaggcagctggctaccaaaaaag CTAAAGGCAAAGGGCAGAGTCAAGCCAAAGTGAATATCAGTGCTGCCCTAGTTGAGGATATTATCAATTTGGAGGAGACCAGTGAAGATATGCAGGCAGTCATAGAAGCTCTGAAAGAAGATTTCAGCAGAAATCTCAGTGTTAGAACCTCACCAG GGGCCCTGGATCACATAACTGTGGTGACAAAGGACGGGAAGTTTCCGCTGAACCAGCTGGGGCAGATCTCACAGAAGTCCCCCCAGCTCCTGACAGTGAACATGACCAGCTTCCCAGAG agcacagctgcagctgcaaaggCCATAAGGGAGAGTGGCATGAACCTGAACCCCGAGGTGGACGGGACGGTGATCCGGGTGCCAGTTCCCAA GGTCAcgagggagcacagggagagcctggCCAAGCTGGCCAAGCAGGCCACCAACAAGTCCAAAGAGGCCCTGAGAAAGGTGAGAGGCAAAAGCATCACCCAAGTAAAGAAGTCCAAGAACAAAGTGTCAGAAGATACCATCTGGCTGCTAGAAAAGCAg ATCCAGCAAATGGCAGatgaggctgctgcagagatggacaagctgctggcagcaaagACCAAGGAGCTGCTTGGATAA
- the MRRF gene encoding ribosome-recycling factor, mitochondrial isoform X2, which produces MALALRCLRPLPPLLLRCAPPVPRGLPRSPGGCPAPLPLLLPGGCSRCAQHLLLSRQLATKKAKGKGQSQAKVNISAALVEDIINLEETSEDMQAVIEALKEDFSRNLSVRTSPGALDHITVVTKDGKFPLNQLGQISQKSPQLLTVNMTSFPESTAAAAKAIRESGMNLNPEVDGTVIRVPVPKVTREHRESLAKLAKQATNKSKEALRKVRGKSITQVKKSKNKVSEDTIWLLEKQIQQMADEAAAEMDKLLAAKTKELLG; this is translated from the exons ATGGCTCTGGCTCTGCGCTGCCTccgcccgctcccgccgctgctGCTCCGCTGCGCCCCGCCCGTGCCCCGGGGGCTGCCCCGCTCTCCCGggggctgcccggccccgctcccgctcctGCTCCCGGGGGGCTGCAGCCGCTGTGCCCAGCACTTGCtgctcagcaggcagctggctaccaaaaaag CTAAAGGCAAAGGGCAGAGTCAAGCCAAAGTGAATATCAGTGCTGCCCTAGTTGAGGATATTATCAATTTGGAGGAGACCAGTGAAGATATGCAGGCAGTCATAGAAGCTCTGAAAGAAGATTTCAGCAGAAATCTCAGTGTTAGAACCTCACCAG GGGCCCTGGATCACATAACTGTGGTGACAAAGGACGGGAAGTTTCCGCTGAACCAGCTGGGGCAGATCTCACAGAAGTCCCCCCAGCTCCTGACAGTGAACATGACCAGCTTCCCAGAG agcacagctgcagctgcaaaggCCATAAGGGAGAGTGGCATGAACCTGAACCCCGAGGTGGACGGGACGGTGATCCGGGTGCCAGTTCCCAA GGTCAcgagggagcacagggagagcctggCCAAGCTGGCCAAGCAGGCCACCAACAAGTCCAAAGAGGCCCTGAGAAAGGTGAGAGGCAAAAGCATCACCCAAGTAAAGAAGTCCAAGAACAAAGTGTCAGAAGATACCATCTGGCTGCTAGAAAAGCAg ATCCAGCAAATGGCAGatgaggctgctgcagagatggacaagctgctggcagcaaagACCAAGGAGCTGCTTGGATAA